A window from Thiomicrorhabdus sp. encodes these proteins:
- a CDS encoding transglutaminase-like cysteine peptidase, with protein sequence MLQLKKNRSFFGALTMILLGSQILSSCSSYREERKPNLISDEVIRDSEKTYGYFAPKRLQTWNNVIQRAAKLSEGEKVIFVNREFNEVPYSSDFALWRKEDYWATPFEFLAKDAGDCEDYSIAKYTALRNLNIPVRSLNLAYVRKLPSMEPHMVLLYTPENGGSPLVLDNEIKVAFPLKKRTDLMVIYKFNETNGYLVNGQKNTSGKNFDAKTIQRWKLYLERPGIYTLLNEEKEESKDSGFFGLF encoded by the coding sequence ATGCTTCAGCTCAAAAAAAACCGTAGTTTTTTCGGCGCTCTTACCATGATTCTGCTCGGTTCACAAATTCTCTCCAGCTGTTCATCTTATCGTGAAGAACGCAAACCCAATCTGATTTCCGACGAGGTTATCCGTGACTCGGAAAAAACCTATGGCTATTTCGCCCCCAAACGCCTGCAAACCTGGAATAACGTCATACAACGTGCAGCAAAATTATCAGAAGGTGAGAAAGTCATTTTCGTCAACCGGGAATTTAACGAAGTGCCCTACAGTTCGGATTTCGCTCTCTGGCGAAAAGAAGATTACTGGGCAACGCCTTTTGAATTTCTCGCGAAAGACGCCGGAGATTGCGAAGATTACTCGATTGCCAAATACACCGCCTTACGGAATCTGAACATTCCGGTCCGTTCTCTGAACCTGGCGTATGTCCGCAAGCTTCCAAGCATGGAACCGCATATGGTCTTGCTGTACACACCTGAAAACGGCGGTTCTCCACTGGTACTGGACAATGAAATCAAAGTTGCGTTTCCCTTGAAGAAACGCACGGATCTGATGGTGATTTATAAATTTAACGAAACCAACGGCTATCTGGTCAATGGTCAGAAAAATACCTCGGGCAAAAACTTTGACGCCAAAACAATACAGCGCTGGAAACTCTACCTCGAACGCCCTGGCATTTACACTCTGCTGAATGAAGAAAAAGAAGAATCCAAAGACTCCGGATTCTTCGGACTGTTTTGA
- a CDS encoding diguanylate cyclase: MENWTGGETGLQERVSNLVLNFIIVLSVPLFTLLAFYHFMHSQLGFMAFFIAVAAGLAAVYLQLRKEQPVFQMVQISLGILFAVYFVTVAQTDMHAGALYWAFILPLIIVILTPVFWTLVWLGLLLFGIVMPFILSSLGSGSRFDFEVIAFFVITSAVIALLTYYIKELFIESQLSLTRSKQALEMNKRMIDQKIPIVRLDFDCSIQKPNQAFCELTGFSEKELTGKSFTFLKLAELGDLSQNHDFILDLCDGNWHGELYGHKKNGQEYWIKASLKESFDAQFKKDGMLMLCEDVTDHQLLERQANYDQLTGVYNRRMFDELTRRAILDFQRYREPICLLITDIDHFKRVNDEFGHHFGDEILKGMASVLSTNLRKTDTVARWGGEEFAVLLPKADVHQAHEIADKLRRMIEKEKFYEGFHITASFGVTELRIDETADDWFRRADSALYDAKASGRNRVCFA; the protein is encoded by the coding sequence ATGGAGAATTGGACGGGAGGGGAAACTGGTTTGCAGGAACGGGTTTCCAATTTGGTACTGAATTTTATTATCGTATTAAGCGTGCCGCTATTTACTCTGTTGGCGTTTTATCACTTCATGCACTCCCAGCTCGGCTTTATGGCGTTTTTCATCGCTGTGGCGGCAGGTTTGGCAGCGGTTTATTTGCAGCTGAGGAAAGAACAGCCGGTATTTCAGATGGTGCAAATCTCTCTGGGGATTCTGTTTGCAGTTTACTTCGTTACGGTTGCCCAGACCGACATGCATGCCGGTGCGCTGTATTGGGCGTTTATTCTGCCGTTGATTATTGTCATTCTTACTCCGGTTTTCTGGACACTGGTTTGGTTAGGACTTTTGCTTTTCGGCATTGTAATGCCATTCATTCTGTCGAGTCTAGGCAGCGGTTCCCGTTTTGATTTTGAAGTGATTGCCTTTTTTGTGATCACCAGTGCCGTTATTGCCTTGCTGACGTATTACATCAAAGAATTGTTTATTGAATCGCAGCTTTCTCTGACGCGCAGTAAGCAGGCATTGGAGATGAATAAGCGAATGATCGATCAGAAAATTCCAATCGTCCGGCTGGATTTCGATTGCAGTATTCAAAAACCGAATCAGGCGTTTTGTGAGTTGACCGGCTTTTCCGAGAAGGAACTGACCGGGAAAAGCTTCACTTTTTTAAAGCTGGCCGAGTTGGGTGACCTTTCGCAGAATCACGATTTTATACTCGATTTGTGCGACGGAAATTGGCATGGTGAACTTTACGGTCATAAGAAAAACGGGCAGGAGTATTGGATTAAGGCAAGTTTGAAAGAGTCATTCGATGCCCAGTTCAAAAAAGACGGCATGTTGATGCTGTGTGAAGATGTCACCGATCATCAATTGCTTGAACGTCAGGCGAATTATGATCAGCTTACCGGCGTTTATAATCGTCGCATGTTTGATGAATTGACCCGGCGGGCGATTCTGGATTTTCAGCGCTATCGTGAGCCGATCTGCCTCTTGATTACCGATATTGATCACTTCAAACGGGTGAATGATGAGTTCGGACACCACTTTGGCGATGAAATCCTAAAAGGAATGGCCAGTGTTCTGTCAACCAATTTGCGTAAAACGGATACGGTTGCGCGCTGGGGTGGTGAAGAATTTGCCGTTCTGCTGCCCAAGGCAGATGTGCATCAGGCGCATGAAATTGCCGATAAGTTACGACGAATGATTGAAAAAGAGAAATTTTACGAAGGGTTTCATATTACCGCGAGTTTTGGCGTGACCGAGTTGAGAATCGATGAAACGGCAGATGACTGGTTCCGCAGAGCGGACAGTGCCTTATACGATGCCAAGGCAAGCGGCCGTAACCGGGTGTGTTTTGCTTAG
- a CDS encoding glycoside hydrolase family 15 protein → MNNDVLPTLDRYYQQVSDIILARQNPITGLLPASTAITAHGDYTDAWVRDNVYSILAAWGLGLAYRRVDDTQGRAVLLEQSVVKLMRGLLTAMMKQSHKVEAFKYSQDPLEALHAKYATATGDPVVGDDEWGHLQLDATSLYLLMLAQMTASGLRIVFSMDEVQFIQNLVHYIGRAYRTPDYGIWERGNKINHGIAEVNSSSVGMAKAALEAMDGFNCFGSEGGESSVIHVIPDEIARARITLEAALPSESLSKEVDAATLSVVGFPAFAVENSDLVEQTLDEVIGKLSGRYGCKRFLRDGHQAANEDHNRLHYEPEEMKQFEHIECEWPLFFTYLLLHYLFTDQQEAAAEYRNKLENLLVEQNGQKLLPELYYVPLDKIEAEREQPGSQIREPNENIPLVWAQSLYTLGALIQDGLLDVEDIDPLGRHSCIGRNLGRQIQFSLIAEDDQVRDKLHEYGLVTQTLDELKPIHVLQASSLADAFEWLGRCDRLELSGRPHRNPRGLTTSCVYEYEGDRYLFQPQFLNRHDFYLTQDNRMLVKRLKMEMGYIYRQWNLPGRPIVVMVVNQGMLSRGGSRALLEFMEECRHGRFDDIPIKLGMLKNFLPTSAKRSLHYLEQAPGNKNEQLMHSTPCLVLHPIEETSESQLDLVSCGQWSDEALIAQLIHLTSLRDQFALLEILFNRHGEAFDTGLKDSDGHPCNLRKLMEEVYLRAGEFNDWNITRRAAAWLEKHDINLEGAVTEILVRKIALSVSRQYSKHSTFRQPAGADEILRIIKEFNPDDQRAQILTQELVLNLGLMIRSRPELLNNMTLIRTGQLLQLLAGHVRHAQEHCSADDALDLLMNQAPHEISQALEYVLVHYADIQEELYQQELMKFDHRDQDLKLPQFEPNMNPELGQAGDWHEWRKINGSIGRYPDGFYEGVWDVVNQTAGLIIGDQWNPKRRLDHALSANMTRGEKLFQDKVDHLLNKTPVPEVRRLYYEALMVLGLIMQANPDMHTHDSMFLDVLLGHAVRLRWLSGPGNEMIAYEGKREQAWQEFYYSAPHEVANAIVDAFCFLHKEN, encoded by the coding sequence ATGAACAATGACGTTTTGCCAACATTAGACCGCTACTACCAACAAGTTTCAGACATCATTCTCGCTCGGCAAAATCCGATTACCGGCCTGCTCCCCGCCAGCACAGCCATTACCGCCCACGGTGACTACACCGATGCCTGGGTTCGAGATAACGTCTACAGCATTCTTGCCGCCTGGGGTCTCGGATTAGCCTATCGCCGCGTCGATGATACGCAGGGACGCGCCGTTTTGCTGGAACAGAGCGTTGTCAAACTGATGCGCGGCCTTTTGACCGCCATGATGAAACAGTCGCATAAAGTGGAGGCCTTCAAATACTCTCAAGACCCGTTAGAAGCTTTGCATGCCAAATACGCTACAGCAACCGGCGACCCGGTTGTCGGAGATGATGAATGGGGACACCTGCAGCTGGATGCCACCAGTTTATATCTTTTAATGCTGGCGCAAATGACCGCATCCGGGTTACGAATCGTTTTTTCCATGGACGAGGTTCAATTTATCCAAAACCTGGTCCACTACATCGGCCGCGCCTACCGCACCCCCGATTACGGCATCTGGGAAAGAGGCAACAAGATCAACCACGGAATTGCAGAAGTCAACAGTAGCTCTGTCGGTATGGCCAAAGCGGCTCTGGAAGCAATGGATGGTTTTAATTGCTTCGGTTCTGAAGGTGGGGAAAGCAGCGTCATTCATGTCATCCCGGATGAAATTGCGCGCGCACGCATTACTTTGGAAGCCGCCTTGCCTTCCGAATCACTCTCCAAGGAAGTTGATGCAGCGACTCTCAGCGTCGTCGGCTTTCCGGCTTTTGCCGTCGAGAATTCCGACCTGGTCGAACAGACCCTCGACGAAGTGATCGGCAAACTATCCGGACGTTATGGCTGCAAACGCTTCTTGCGAGATGGACATCAGGCGGCCAACGAAGACCACAACCGATTGCACTACGAACCGGAAGAAATGAAACAATTCGAGCATATCGAATGCGAATGGCCGCTGTTTTTCACCTATTTACTCTTGCACTATCTCTTTACCGATCAGCAGGAAGCCGCCGCAGAATATCGCAATAAACTCGAAAACCTGCTGGTGGAACAAAACGGCCAAAAACTACTTCCGGAACTCTATTATGTCCCCTTGGACAAAATCGAGGCCGAACGGGAGCAACCCGGCTCGCAAATACGCGAACCCAACGAAAACATCCCGCTTGTCTGGGCGCAAAGCCTGTACACGCTGGGCGCATTGATCCAAGACGGTCTGTTGGATGTCGAGGATATCGATCCGCTCGGACGTCATAGCTGCATCGGTAGGAATCTAGGTAGACAGATTCAATTTTCCCTGATTGCAGAAGACGATCAGGTACGCGACAAACTGCACGAATACGGTCTGGTCACCCAGACACTTGACGAGCTGAAACCGATTCATGTCCTACAGGCCAGTTCGCTTGCCGATGCCTTCGAATGGCTGGGACGTTGCGACCGCCTGGAGTTAAGCGGCCGCCCGCACCGTAATCCGAGAGGCTTGACCACTTCTTGCGTCTACGAATATGAAGGCGATCGATACCTCTTCCAGCCGCAATTCCTGAACCGTCACGACTTCTACCTGACTCAGGACAACCGGATGCTGGTAAAACGTCTGAAGATGGAAATGGGCTATATTTACCGGCAATGGAACCTCCCTGGCCGGCCAATCGTTGTTATGGTCGTCAATCAAGGCATGCTCAGTCGAGGCGGCAGCCGCGCCCTTCTGGAGTTTATGGAAGAATGCCGCCACGGCCGGTTTGACGATATCCCCATCAAGCTGGGCATGCTGAAAAATTTTTTACCAACCTCGGCAAAGCGCAGTCTGCATTACCTTGAACAGGCGCCCGGTAACAAAAACGAACAACTGATGCACAGCACTCCCTGTCTGGTGCTGCATCCGATCGAGGAAACAAGTGAATCTCAACTGGATCTTGTCTCCTGCGGCCAGTGGAGCGACGAAGCACTGATTGCGCAATTAATTCACCTCACAAGTTTGCGGGATCAATTCGCCCTTCTGGAAATTCTCTTCAATCGTCATGGCGAAGCATTTGATACCGGCCTTAAAGATTCGGACGGCCATCCATGCAACCTGCGCAAACTGATGGAAGAAGTGTATCTCCGTGCGGGAGAATTCAATGACTGGAACATTACGCGTCGCGCAGCGGCCTGGCTGGAAAAACACGATATCAACCTTGAAGGTGCCGTTACCGAAATTCTAGTACGCAAAATCGCCTTGAGTGTTTCCCGCCAATACAGCAAACATTCGACATTCAGACAACCGGCCGGTGCGGATGAAATTCTGAGAATCATCAAAGAATTCAACCCGGATGACCAGAGAGCGCAAATATTAACGCAGGAACTGGTACTGAATCTGGGCTTGATGATCCGTTCGCGCCCCGAACTTCTCAACAACATGACGCTAATCCGTACCGGACAATTGCTACAGCTTCTCGCCGGTCACGTGCGTCATGCACAAGAACATTGCAGCGCCGATGATGCGCTAGATCTGCTGATGAATCAGGCTCCGCACGAAATCTCTCAAGCGCTTGAATATGTTTTAGTCCATTACGCCGACATTCAGGAAGAGCTGTATCAGCAAGAATTGATGAAATTCGATCACCGTGATCAAGACCTTAAACTTCCCCAGTTCGAACCGAACATGAACCCCGAACTAGGGCAGGCCGGAGACTGGCACGAATGGCGCAAGATCAACGGCAGTATCGGCCGTTACCCGGATGGGTTCTATGAAGGTGTCTGGGATGTTGTCAATCAAACCGCAGGTTTGATCATCGGCGACCAATGGAATCCGAAACGCCGACTGGATCACGCTCTTAGCGCCAATATGACACGTGGCGAAAAACTCTTCCAGGATAAAGTCGACCATCTGCTTAATAAAACACCGGTGCCGGAAGTGCGTCGCCTCTATTACGAAGCGCTTATGGTGCTTGGCCTGATTATGCAGGCCAACCCCGACATGCACACCCACGATTCAATGTTTCTGGATGTGCTACTCGGCCACGCCGTCAGATTACGCTGGTTATCCGGACCCGGAAATGAAATGATCGCTTACGAAGGCAAACGCGAACAGGCATGGCAGGAATTTTATTATTCCGCCCCGCATGAAGTCGCCAATGCCATCGTGGACGCTTTCTGTTTTTTACATAAAGAAAATTAA
- a CDS encoding type II toxin-antitoxin system RatA family toxin, which produces MKKIARTALLPYSARKMYDLVNDVERYPEFLPWCGGAKVLSASDYEMEASVTIAKAGIKQNFQTRNHLTPGQRIEMQLVDGPFKYLKGEWEFKVLDVDACKIQFEIEFEMSSGLLSAAIGPIFEHIASTLVDSFCERAKQVYA; this is translated from the coding sequence ATGAAAAAAATCGCCCGAACGGCTCTGTTACCTTATTCGGCAAGGAAAATGTATGATCTGGTAAACGATGTTGAACGTTATCCGGAGTTTTTACCGTGGTGCGGTGGCGCAAAAGTGTTGTCGGCAAGCGATTATGAAATGGAGGCGAGTGTGACCATCGCCAAGGCGGGAATCAAACAGAATTTTCAAACCCGAAATCATCTGACTCCCGGACAGCGTATTGAAATGCAGCTGGTTGACGGTCCGTTTAAATATTTAAAAGGTGAGTGGGAATTCAAGGTGCTTGATGTGGATGCCTGCAAAATCCAGTTTGAAATCGAGTTTGAAATGAGCAGTGGTTTGCTGAGTGCGGCAATTGGGCCGATTTTTGAACACATTGCATCGACACTGGTCGATTCGTTTTGCGAAAGGGCAAAGCAGGTGTATGCCTGA
- the fur gene encoding ferric iron uptake transcriptional regulator, with protein MSGAELKKVGLKVTLPRLKILEILEGAGDDHHLSAEDVYKILLEQGEEVGLATVYRVLTQFEQAGIVRRLNFENNISIFELDTGDNHDHIVCIKSGRVKEFVDPVIEERIQQIAKENGYELSGHSLVIYGALTEER; from the coding sequence ATGAGCGGAGCGGAGCTAAAAAAAGTCGGATTGAAAGTCACTTTGCCAAGATTGAAAATTTTGGAAATTTTGGAAGGTGCCGGAGATGACCACCATCTTTCTGCAGAAGATGTATATAAGATTTTATTGGAACAGGGTGAAGAAGTCGGGCTGGCTACCGTTTACCGAGTGTTGACTCAGTTTGAGCAGGCCGGTATTGTGCGTCGCTTGAACTTTGAGAACAATATTTCCATCTTTGAGTTGGATACTGGAGATAATCACGATCACATCGTTTGCATCAAGAGCGGTCGGGTGAAGGAGTTTGTCGATCCGGTGATCGAAGAACGAATTCAGCAAATCGCCAAAGAGAACGGTTATGAATTGTCCGGACACAGTCTGGTTATCTATGGTGCCTTAACTGAAGAGCGCTGA
- a CDS encoding outer membrane protein assembly factor BamE, whose translation MTTESLQYLQEGLTKQQVRQLLGPPMGEDAFQPNHWEYIFYSTESDLYAGISEHLDLEFDEDQMLKSWKRNANKKQIIQDRGFWGN comes from the coding sequence ATGACGACAGAATCCCTGCAATATCTGCAGGAAGGGCTGACTAAGCAGCAGGTGCGTCAGCTTCTCGGCCCACCAATGGGTGAAGATGCTTTTCAGCCCAACCATTGGGAATACATTTTCTACAGCACAGAATCGGATCTTTATGCCGGGATCAGCGAACACCTTGATCTGGAGTTCGACGAAGATCAGATGCTAAAAAGCTGGAAACGCAACGCCAACAAAAAACAGATCATTCAGGATCGCGGCTTCTGGGGAAATTAA
- a CDS encoding RnfH family protein, translated as MLIEIAYALQEEQFLWEQEVEEGCTVAQALADSEFKKRFPEADDDKVGIFGKLVSKETRLREGDRIEIYRPLKADPRDRRRRKVEEERQKA; from the coding sequence ATGCTGATTGAAATTGCGTATGCGCTTCAGGAAGAACAGTTTCTCTGGGAGCAGGAGGTCGAAGAAGGATGCACTGTTGCGCAAGCTCTGGCGGATTCGGAATTTAAAAAACGCTTCCCGGAGGCAGACGACGACAAAGTTGGAATTTTCGGTAAGTTGGTGTCAAAAGAAACCCGGCTTCGAGAAGGGGATCGGATTGAAATATACCGGCCTTTGAAAGCGGATCCGCGTGATCGTCGGCGCCGAAAAGTCGAAGAAGAGCGTCAAAAGGCTTAA
- the glk gene encoding glucokinase gives MARILAGDVGGTKTVLALYNNDGAQLEEIRKAVFPSGRHTRFEDLLIEFLGDDKEIESATFGIAGPIKSQRCITTNLPWIIDAAEISEELGIPRVHLLNDLEAAAYGILRLNRFHELNRQAQEKPGHLAVIAAGTGLGEAILFFDGREHHAMPTEGGHCEFAPQNQLEDQLLTFLRNRFNGHVSMERILSGDGFGNLYDFLKSIDFATASPALEALMQQGDRNAIISQAALKQQDSLCQQAMQLFCRIYGAEAGNLALKTLPLGGIYIAGGIAPKIRPALESGSFMQGFLDKGRMKHAIEQIPVRIVDDPEAPLLGAAHFASRQLT, from the coding sequence ATGGCTCGAATTCTTGCCGGTGACGTTGGCGGAACCAAAACGGTTCTTGCCCTTTATAACAACGACGGCGCCCAACTTGAAGAAATTCGCAAGGCGGTTTTCCCAAGCGGACGCCACACACGATTTGAAGATCTATTGATTGAATTCCTTGGAGACGACAAAGAGATCGAATCCGCCACCTTCGGGATCGCCGGTCCGATCAAATCGCAACGCTGCATCACAACCAACCTACCCTGGATCATCGATGCAGCAGAAATTTCTGAAGAGCTGGGCATTCCTCGGGTTCACCTGCTGAACGACCTGGAAGCCGCAGCCTACGGAATTCTGCGCTTAAATCGCTTCCACGAACTCAACCGACAGGCGCAGGAAAAACCCGGCCATCTTGCCGTCATCGCCGCAGGCACCGGACTTGGCGAAGCCATTCTCTTTTTTGACGGTCGCGAACATCATGCCATGCCCACAGAAGGCGGACACTGCGAATTTGCTCCGCAAAACCAACTCGAAGACCAGTTACTGACGTTTTTAAGAAACCGTTTCAACGGTCATGTCAGCATGGAACGCATTCTCTCCGGCGACGGGTTCGGCAACCTCTACGATTTCCTGAAGAGCATTGATTTCGCTACCGCCTCCCCCGCACTCGAAGCCTTGATGCAACAGGGCGACCGCAATGCGATCATCAGTCAGGCTGCGCTAAAACAACAGGATTCCTTGTGTCAGCAAGCCATGCAACTCTTCTGCCGAATCTACGGTGCGGAAGCAGGAAACCTTGCCCTGAAAACCCTGCCGCTCGGCGGCATCTATATCGCGGGTGGCATTGCACCTAAAATTCGACCCGCTCTGGAAAGCGGGTCATTCATGCAAGGCTTCCTGGACAAAGGACGAATGAAACACGCGATTGAACAGATTCCGGTGCGCATCGTCGACGATCCGGAAGCCCCGCTTCTGGGAGCCGCGCATTTCGCATCCAGACAGTTGACCTGA